The following are encoded in a window of Salinibacter grassmerensis genomic DNA:
- a CDS encoding T9SS type A sorting domain-containing protein, with product MKEIGEPFVGTFGEAGSGSVFEVETIDQGKVGDLTVQNGRQEGFGNTATVTGTVTRAYGSYVRFQDDTGPTGVSGLTVGPVSGDIQQDIADGNIEKGTRLYVRGTLSDTDELLRIDNTGLENYVILDQGILPAPQEVSLSTLQSGGEDYESELLRVDGLSFSNTSGTFNANTTYTVGDETASLNYRVESSNQTELMGEPIPIGTFTYEGVLGESGTEYQLVPIRPATALPVDLTRLTAVQSEEVVVLTWRTASETNNAGFRVQYEQNAGWQELGFVSSKVEDGTTGEAQSYRFTVDRRLGPGTHRFRLEQVDLDRTTALSDTVQVEVGMDGALHLSAPAPNPASTRATLSFAVQERTRAEVAMYNVLGQRVRTLYEGRPPGEEGRRLTVETETLSSGVYVVRLRAGGRTKTRRLTVVR from the coding sequence GTGAAAGAGATAGGAGAGCCCTTTGTGGGCACATTCGGAGAGGCGGGTTCTGGGTCGGTGTTTGAAGTTGAGACCATCGATCAGGGGAAAGTCGGCGATCTTACGGTTCAGAATGGTCGTCAGGAAGGATTCGGCAACACGGCGACGGTGACGGGCACCGTCACGCGAGCGTATGGCTCGTACGTGCGATTTCAGGACGACACCGGTCCTACGGGGGTAAGCGGTTTGACCGTCGGTCCCGTGAGCGGGGACATTCAACAGGACATTGCCGACGGCAACATCGAGAAGGGGACTCGGCTTTACGTGCGAGGAACGCTCTCGGACACCGACGAGCTCCTTCGAATCGATAACACGGGCCTTGAAAACTACGTCATTCTGGACCAGGGGATACTGCCGGCTCCTCAAGAGGTCTCCCTGAGCACACTGCAGTCCGGCGGTGAAGACTACGAAAGCGAACTCCTTCGTGTGGACGGACTCTCATTCTCAAACACGAGCGGGACGTTCAATGCGAACACGACGTACACGGTTGGAGACGAGACCGCGAGCCTCAACTACCGCGTCGAGTCGAGCAATCAGACTGAGCTCATGGGCGAGCCCATCCCCATCGGGACGTTTACCTATGAGGGCGTGCTTGGAGAGTCGGGCACGGAATACCAGTTGGTTCCTATTCGCCCGGCGACGGCCTTACCCGTCGACTTGACGCGCCTCACGGCGGTCCAGAGTGAGGAGGTTGTGGTGCTGACCTGGCGGACCGCCAGCGAAACCAACAATGCGGGTTTCCGCGTCCAGTACGAGCAGAACGCCGGCTGGCAAGAGCTCGGTTTCGTCTCGAGCAAGGTGGAGGACGGGACCACCGGTGAGGCCCAGTCCTATCGCTTTACGGTCGACCGACGGCTCGGGCCGGGCACCCATCGCTTTCGGCTCGAGCAGGTCGACCTCGACCGGACGACAGCCCTCAGCGATACGGTGCAGGTGGAGGTTGGCATGGACGGGGCGCTGCACCTGAGCGCGCCGGCCCCGAACCCGGCGTCCACCCGGGCGACTCTTTCCTTTGCGGTGCAGGAGAGGACGAGGGCGGAAGTCGCGATGTACAACGTGCTGGGTCAACGGGTGCGGACCCTGTACGAGGGACGGCCGCCAGGAGAAGAGGGGCGACGGCTGACGGTGGAGACGGAGACGTTGTCCAGCGGAGTATACGTGGTGCGGCTCCGGGCCGGGGGGCGGACGAAGACCCGGCGTCTTACCGTCGTGCGGTAG
- the phoU gene encoding phosphate signaling complex protein PhoU → MPNRSSLDQELASLRGLIADMANRVDEQFANAMNALLQGDMDLAEEVVAGDDAVDALELRIDEQCERILALHSPVAVDLRMLIMAVKINTDFERIGDHCRNLSRNARYLADAPGLLADTRLPKMADMSRTMLREAEMAFLENDRLKARKVIARDLQVNRLHEETFATLVEMCEDGHEQSEIIAHLLTVSKALERISDHAKNIAQSIVFMVEGRDLRHRGLQDDPDAPDLPPLDESAAGESFSEEV, encoded by the coding sequence ATGCCCAACCGTTCGTCCCTCGACCAAGAGCTGGCATCCCTGCGCGGCCTGATCGCCGACATGGCGAACCGCGTCGACGAGCAATTCGCGAACGCGATGAATGCCCTTCTGCAGGGGGACATGGACCTCGCGGAGGAGGTCGTGGCCGGGGACGACGCCGTCGACGCCCTGGAGTTACGCATCGACGAGCAGTGTGAACGCATCCTCGCCCTCCACTCGCCCGTGGCGGTCGACCTGCGCATGCTCATCATGGCGGTGAAGATCAATACCGACTTCGAGCGCATCGGGGACCACTGCCGCAACCTGTCCCGCAACGCCCGCTACCTGGCCGACGCCCCCGGCCTGCTCGCCGACACGCGCCTGCCCAAGATGGCCGACATGTCCCGCACGATGCTGCGGGAGGCCGAGATGGCGTTTCTGGAGAACGACCGGCTGAAGGCACGCAAGGTGATCGCTCGGGACCTCCAGGTGAACCGGCTGCACGAGGAGACCTTCGCGACCCTCGTGGAAATGTGCGAGGACGGGCACGAACAGTCCGAGATCATTGCCCACCTGCTAACGGTGAGCAAAGCACTGGAGCGCATCTCCGACCACGCAAAGAACATCGCCCAGAGCATCGTCTTTATGGTGGAGGGTCGGGATCTCCGGCATCGGGGCCTTCAAGACGATCCCGATGCCCCGGACCTCCCCCCCCTCGACGAATCGGCGGCGGGCGAGTCGTTCAGCGAAGAGGTGTAG